In Calothrix sp. PCC 7507, one DNA window encodes the following:
- a CDS encoding GIY-YIG nuclease family protein encodes MGRWYGNVIYIDRNPNNPDEGWGWVEVATEDMKRFAIPNKHPAMRRVTKQKEITVTRYKDSIPYTETYTNIYEDFVRPPSRGKAGAKKFTLNIDGDLVTIKAQKSLSIQAICVWIKTWASPNVKIVTPGNRTLSLDGEKLAHQAHFVYFILNQDSNAIKIGRAKDVAKRVKSLQTSSPAELKLIKTVQVKGSEEAQKLEQSLHKQFSEIRLAGEWFKAEVNLLEYINQLSH; translated from the coding sequence ATGGGTAGATGGTATGGGAACGTTATTTATATTGATAGAAATCCAAACAATCCAGATGAAGGTTGGGGATGGGTGGAAGTTGCAACGGAAGATATGAAACGTTTTGCTATTCCCAACAAGCATCCGGCCATGAGAAGAGTAACCAAGCAAAAAGAAATTACAGTTACACGATATAAAGATTCAATTCCATATACCGAAACCTATACTAATATCTATGAAGATTTTGTTCGTCCTCCATCTAGAGGCAAAGCCGGTGCAAAGAAATTCACGCTGAATATTGATGGAGATCTGGTTACAATAAAAGCCCAAAAGTCTCTAAGCATCCAAGCTATATGTGTATGGATCAAAACCTGGGCAAGTCCAAACGTTAAAATAGTTACTCCAGGCAACAGGACGCTCTCTCTCGATGGCGAGAAATTAGCTCATCAAGCTCATTTTGTTTATTTTATCCTCAATCAAGACAGCAATGCTATCAAAATAGGTCGGGCAAAAGATGTGGCAAAGAGAGTGAAATCACTTCAAACATCCAGTCCAGCAGAATTGAAGCTAATTAAGACAGTACAAGTTAAAGGAAGTGAAGAAGCTCAAAAGCTAGAACAATCACTGCATAAACAGTTCAGTGAAATTAGACTGGCTGGCGAGTGGTTCAAAGCTGAAGTAAATCTTCTGGAGTACATCAACCAGTTATCACATTAG
- a CDS encoding type II toxin-antitoxin system HicB family antitoxin, with translation MKTFTAIVERDPDTKFYVGYVPGFSGAHSQGETLDELQENLREVIEMLLEDEDLVFETEFVGIQQILVQ, from the coding sequence ATGAAAACTTTTACTGCGATCGTTGAAAGAGATCCTGATACTAAGTTCTATGTTGGCTATGTCCCTGGCTTTTCTGGAGCGCATTCTCAAGGTGAAACCTTGGATGAATTGCAGGAAAATTTGCGTGAAGTTATTGAGATGCTTCTAGAGGATGAGGATCTAGTGTTCGAGACAGAATTTGTAGGTATACAACAGATTTTGGTTCAGTAG
- a CDS encoding type II toxin-antitoxin system HicA family toxin, with product MSNIPILKPQEVVRILESLGFVEVCQRGSHKQFRLDNL from the coding sequence ATGAGTAATATTCCTATTCTGAAACCCCAAGAAGTTGTAAGAATATTGGAGAGCCTTGGATTTGTGGAGGTATGTCAGAGAGGCTCACACAAGCAGTTTCGACTTGACAACCTATAA